Proteins from a single region of Canis lupus baileyi chromosome 35, mCanLup2.hap1, whole genome shotgun sequence:
- the NAA50 gene encoding N-alpha-acetyltransferase 50 isoform X1, with protein sequence MKGSRIELGDVTPHNIKQLKRLNQVIFPVSYNDKFYKDVLEVGELAKLAYFNDIAVGAVCCRVDHSQNQKRLYIMTLGCLAPYRRLGIGTKMLNHVLNICEKDGTFDNIYLHVQISNESAIDFYRKFGFEIIETKKNYYKRIEPADAHVLQKNLKVPSGQNADVQKTDN encoded by the exons TAGCCGGATCGAGCTGGGAGATGTGACACCACACAATATTAAACAGTTGAAGAGATTAAACCAGGTCATCTTTCCAGTCAGCTACAATGACAAGTTCTACAAGGATGTGCTGGAGGTTGGCGAGCTAGCAAAACTTG CCTATTTCAATGATATTGCAGTAGGTGCAGTATGCTGTAGGGTGGATCATTCACAGAATCAGAAGAGACTTTACATCATGACACTAGGATGTCTGGCACCATACCGAAGGCTAGGaatag GAACTAAAATGTTAAATCATGTCTTAAACATCTGTGAAAAAGATGGCACTTTTGACAACATCTATCt GCATGTCCAGATCAGCAATGAGTCGGCAATTGACTTCTACAGGAAGTTTGGCTTTGAGATTATTGAGACAAAGAAGAACTACTATAAGAGGATAGAGCCCGCAGATGCTCATGTGTTGCAGAAAAACCTCAAAGTCCCTTCTGGCCAGAATGCAGATGTGCAAAAGACAGACAACTGA
- the NAA50 gene encoding N-alpha-acetyltransferase 50 isoform X2, whose product MKGRIELGDVTPHNIKQLKRLNQVIFPVSYNDKFYKDVLEVGELAKLAYFNDIAVGAVCCRVDHSQNQKRLYIMTLGCLAPYRRLGIGTKMLNHVLNICEKDGTFDNIYLHVQISNESAIDFYRKFGFEIIETKKNYYKRIEPADAHVLQKNLKVPSGQNADVQKTDN is encoded by the exons CCGGATCGAGCTGGGAGATGTGACACCACACAATATTAAACAGTTGAAGAGATTAAACCAGGTCATCTTTCCAGTCAGCTACAATGACAAGTTCTACAAGGATGTGCTGGAGGTTGGCGAGCTAGCAAAACTTG CCTATTTCAATGATATTGCAGTAGGTGCAGTATGCTGTAGGGTGGATCATTCACAGAATCAGAAGAGACTTTACATCATGACACTAGGATGTCTGGCACCATACCGAAGGCTAGGaatag GAACTAAAATGTTAAATCATGTCTTAAACATCTGTGAAAAAGATGGCACTTTTGACAACATCTATCt GCATGTCCAGATCAGCAATGAGTCGGCAATTGACTTCTACAGGAAGTTTGGCTTTGAGATTATTGAGACAAAGAAGAACTACTATAAGAGGATAGAGCCCGCAGATGCTCATGTGTTGCAGAAAAACCTCAAAGTCCCTTCTGGCCAGAATGCAGATGTGCAAAAGACAGACAACTGA